A segment of the Lycium barbarum isolate Lr01 chromosome 7, ASM1917538v2, whole genome shotgun sequence genome:
AAATAAACTCAAAATCGTTTAGCAATATATGATAATGgtttccaaaaatttttctttgtttCAGCTTTTCCCCCTCTTGTATCTCTTTACAGTTACTTTTGCTTCCACTGAGGAAGCAACTGCCCTCCTGAAATGGAAAGCAACTTTCCATAACCATAGTAATTCCTTATTGGCTTCATGGAGACCAAGATCTAATGAATGCAGTGATTGGTATGGAGTTACATGCTTTAATGGTAGGGTAAACAGCCTGAATATTACAAATTATAGTGTCATCGGTACACTCTATGATTTTCCATTTTCATCTCTCCCTTTTCTTGAGTATCTTGATCTTAGCACGAACAATATCTCTGGCACTATCCCACCTGAAATTGGTAATCTCACAAATCTTGTCTGTCTTGACTTGCATATCAATCATATTTCAGGCACAATTCCACCACAAATTGGCTCACTAGCCAAGCTTCAGACCCTCCGCCTATTTGACAATCATTTAAGTGGTACTATTCCAGGAGAAATAGGTAACCTAAGGTCTCTTACTAAGCTATCTTTGGGTACTAACTTTCTTAGTGGTTCTATTCCTATTTCATTGGGGAACTTGACCAACTTGTCTTTTCTGTTTCTTTATGAAAATCAGCTTTCTGGATCCATTCCTGAAGAAATAGGTTACCTAAGGTCTCTTACTAAGCTATCTTTGAAGAATAACTCTCTTAATGGTTCTATTCCTGCTTCATTGGGGAACTTGACCAGCTTGTCTGGTTTGTGGCTTTATCGGAATCAACTTTCTAGCTCTATTCCCGAAGAAATAGGTTACCTAAGGTCTCTTACTGTGCTAGATTTGTCAAATAACTGTCTAAATGGTTCTATTCCTAATTCATTAGGGAACTTGACCAGCTTGTCCTTATTGTATCTTAATGAGAATCAACTTTCTGGATCCATTCCTGAAGAAATAGGTTACCTAAGGTCTCTTACTGAGCTATCTTTGAAGAAAAACTCTCTTAATGGTTCTATTCCTGCTTCATTGGGGAACTTGACCAGCTTGTCTGGTTTGTGGATTTATCAGAATCAACTTTCTAGCTCTATTCCCGAAGAAATAGGTTACCTAAGGTCTCTTACTGTACTAGATTTGTCGAATAACTATCTAAATGGTTCTATTCCTGCTTCATTGGGAAATTTGAACAACTTGTCTATTTTGGGTCTTTATAGAAATGACCTTTCCGGATCCATTCCTACTTCCTTTGGAAATTTGAGAAATATGCAAGTTTTGTCTCTCGAGATTAACAATCTCGCCAAGGAAATTCCTTCGTCTTTGTGCAATTTGACATCATTAGAACTGTTGAATCTCTCAGACAACAAATTTAAGGGAAAAATTACGCAATGTTTGGGTAATATCAATGGCCTCCAACTTTTAGCGATGTCAGTGAATAATCTTAGTGGAGATATTCCTTCATCTATTTGCAATTTAACGTCACTACGGATTTTAGATTTGGGCAGAAACAATCTTAAGGGAGCAATTCTGCAATGTTTTGGAAACATGAGTGCTCATCTTGAGGTTTTGGATATACACCAAAATAATCTTTCCGGGACTCTTCCAACACCTTTTAGCATTGGAAGTGTACTCAGAAGCATCAACttgcaagagaatgaactagagGGAAAAATCTCTGTATCTTTGGCGAATTGCAAAGAGTTGCAAGTTCTTAATTTAGGAGATAATTACCTCGTTGACACATTCCCGATGTGGTTGAAAACTCTTCCAAAGCTGCAAGTTTTAAGCTTGAGATCGAATAAATTGCATGGCCCCATTAGAACTTCAGGGAATGAAACCATGTTTTATGAGCTTCGAATCCTTGATCTCTCATACAATGCCTTCACAGGAAACTTACCAATGAGTTTGTTTCAACATTTGAAAGTCATGAGGAAAATTGATCAAACAATGAAGGCGCCAACATATCTTACTATAACTGTTGGAGTGGGATATTACCACGATCTTTTGACAATTGCAACCAAGGGACTAGAGCTTGAACTTATTGGAATTTTGATTGTTTACACTGCTATCGATCTTTCAAGCAacaaatttgaaggacaaattcCAAGTATTATGGGAGATCTTATTGCGCTTCGGGTGCTGAACTTGTCTCATAATGTACTGCAAGGTCATATACCACCATCACTTGGAAGTTTATCTGTAATCGAATCATTGGATCTTTCATTTAACCAGCTTTCGGGAGAGATACCACAACAACTAGCTGCTCTTACATCTCTTGAATTCTTAAGTCTCTCTCACAATCATCTACAGGGATGCATCCCTCAAGGACGTCAATTTGCTACATTTGAGAACAATTCATATGATGGTAATGATGGATTACGTGGATTCCCTGTTTCAAAAGTTTGTGGAAGTATTTTGATACCGGAGACAAATTATACCGATTATGCGGTAGATGATGAAGAAAGCACTTCTGAATTTCTGAATGAATTTTGGAAAGCTGCTCTTATGGGTTATGGAAGTGGACTATGTATTGGATTATGCAtagtatatttcatgatttcgACTGGAAATCTAAAATGGCTTTCAAGAATCATCGAAGAGTTGGAAAACAAAATTATTATGCGACGGAGAAAGAAGCAGCAACGTCAAAGGCACTACAAAAGAAGAAATAATCGCATCTAGAAGAGTTAAAAATTCAGGTATATAGTTAAGTTCTAGTTTGATCTTTAGTTTATCGCAATTATCTGTGTCTCAGTTTTCATATTAGTTATATCAATAGCTAATCAAATGCTCTACAATGCATTTTTTTCCTTTCAATATAAGCAATTAAAAAATGGATTAGCTTTTTCAAATATGTTTTAAGCTAGAAAAAGTTTAAATATAATATGCGACGGAGGAGgaattatgttaaaaaaaaaatcaaacatatGCAAAATTAGTTGGAACTAGTGTTTGTGCAAACCAACACGTAATTTAACTTTAGTGTAAAATAAACGTCAGACTTAATTTTCTTTCTGTAAGATAAAAGTCCgaatataattttattatttagtgtaaaataaaaagacttagagcccgtttggattagctggaaAAAAGTAGCCTTTAAGcataagtgctgaaagttattttataaataaacagtTACGTGTTTGGAAAAAGGTGCTTAAAGGGTTTTTTAGAAGGAagggtagtattggaattaacagaaaatataaggtataaaggctaacgttgttggtcaaaccaaagtggtttttaagccaaaaaaataagttggggttgagcaagttcttgattttggcttattttaagcatttaTAAACTTAATTTAAGCTGTTTTCTATTTTTGTCAAACACGCAAACAAgttaaaaatggcttataagctggtttgaccaacttataagccgaTCCAAATGGGCTCTAAACTTTCTATGTGTAAATATAAAAATCAGACTGTAAATAAACAAATTGGGACATGCAGGTGTTTGGAGGAGCATTTGGTGGAATGCTCATTGGAGATGCAATATCAGATGTTGCAGTTTATGATGCTAAATTTGAGTTTTATAGTTTCTTTTAGTTTTatatgtaagtttttttttttttttaacttccttTTATTAACTTAGGAAAATGTAATATCATGAATTTTGAAGATATATCAAGTTTATGTAAGATTCAATGAATGTTGTGTGTATTGAATGAAGTGTAGGCAGTTCTTGGATTCCTAGCTACTTGCTGTAAATATAACTTACAAATTAATACAGTGCTTGATACTACAAGAGAACATAAAATTAGCAACGAAATTTGTCGGTAATCCCTAGTTAATCTGTCGCTAAATAACTCTTCGCTAATTAGATTTTCTTATAATCTGTTGCTAATCTGTGGCTAAATTAGATTAGCATGggattttgttgtttagctaGGAATATTTGTCCGTCGTTAATTCCTTGTTTTCTAGTAATTTGTGCTAGCGTTTTGGCACTCGCCTTATGGTTCTCAGTCCTCTTTTGCTGAGATGCCTTTAAAAAGATTTTTTCCCTCATCGGAACAAGACCTATAATACTCACTTCAAAGAATCTAAGAGGGACTTAATTATGAATAAACCTTTGAACAAGCTGAAGAATGTGATATCTGTTGTCCCTATTTGAGCTAGAGAAAGAAATGAAGGCAATGTTGGATGTCCTTGGATTTCTCGCTGCTGCTTCAACGTATGCTCAGGTTTTGCAACAGTTTAAAGAGAGAGCATTGAAAAGAGCTGAATTGGCAGAGTAAGATATTTAGCGTGCAATAGCGTACAAGTTTGGTAACAAGTGATTAGATTAGAGTCTTTATGTAAGATCTGAACCATAATTTTCCCTCTCCTGTTAGTGCATTTGATGATCATAACTTAATCTGTGATTAATATTCCAGCAGATGATGATTAATACTGCATTATGCATTATTGattgaaaaaaataaatagaaaatcCTCACATAGAAGTGCAAAAATATTTTCATCAACATCTGATTCTAAAGATGCTATGTACGGGCTGAATTTAGGCACCACCAAAGCCATATTTCTTTCCATAAACTATCA
Coding sequences within it:
- the LOC132604585 gene encoding receptor-like protein Cf-9 homolog — protein: MIMVSKNFSLFQLFPLLYLFTVTFASTEEATALLKWKATFHNHSNSLLASWRPRSNECSDWYGVTCFNGRVNSLNITNYSVIGTLYDFPFSSLPFLEYLDLSTNNISGTIPPEIGNLTNLVCLDLHINHISGTIPPQIGSLAKLQTLRLFDNHLSGTIPGEIGNLRSLTKLSLGTNFLSGSIPISLGNLTNLSFLFLYENQLSGSIPEEIGYLRSLTKLSLKNNSLNGSIPASLGNLTSLSGLWLYRNQLSSSIPEEIGYLRSLTVLDLSNNCLNGSIPNSLGNLTSLSLLYLNENQLSGSIPEEIGYLRSLTELSLKKNSLNGSIPASLGNLTSLSGLWIYQNQLSSSIPEEIGYLRSLTVLDLSNNYLNGSIPASLGNLNNLSILGLYRNDLSGSIPTSFGNLRNMQVLSLEINNLAKEIPSSLCNLTSLELLNLSDNKFKGKITQCLGNINGLQLLAMSVNNLSGDIPSSICNLTSLRILDLGRNNLKGAILQCFGNMSAHLEVLDIHQNNLSGTLPTPFSIGSVLRSINLQENELEGKISVSLANCKELQVLNLGDNYLVDTFPMWLKTLPKLQVLSLRSNKLHGPIRTSGNETMFYELRILDLSYNAFTGNLPMSLFQHLKVMRKIDQTMKAPTYLTITVGVGYYHDLLTIATKGLELELIGILIVYTAIDLSSNKFEGQIPSIMGDLIALRVLNLSHNVLQGHIPPSLGSLSVIESLDLSFNQLSGEIPQQLAALTSLEFLSLSHNHLQGCIPQGRQFATFENNSYDGNDGLRGFPVSKVCGSILIPETNYTDYAVDDEESTSEFLNEFWKAALMGYGSGLCIGLCIVYFMISTGNLKWLSRIIEELENKIIMRRRKKQQRQRHYKRRNNRI